The DNA window ctctcttttttttcatcttcttcgaTTAGCAATTTACGATCATCTTATCCCTCAAAATACCCAAATTACGCTTGTAAAATCGAGGGAAATTGTCAAAATTCTGTTTCATAACAAGAAGAGGAGACCAAATGGAGAAAGCTAAAGCTTTTCTTGAATTAACCCAGGGAGAATCGGACCGGGTTTCGTCTCTTGCTTTTCCTCCTCACCGGCTCGGTACCGAGTGTAGCTTCTATGAGTACTATTCGCTCAGAGGCATCCGGGTTGACCGAATTGAACCGGGTCAAGTTTTTTGCACCTTCAAAGTTCCTCCTCGTCTCACTGTAAGACAAACCCGAATTTTGCCCCCTTTTTTCCCAGTTTGTGTTATGTGTTTGTCATTTTCaatgtttaaattttgattcttgAATGTTGTGATAGTTGTATAGTAATATATTATCACAAAATAATGGTTGAAGAGTGTATTAGAGTTATAGTTGATTTGAAGATTAAAGGGGTAGGTTGATAAAGAAGCATTACATAGAagtttagaatttgaatattgGGATATATGCAGAtgaagtttttaaaattaaatagacTGTTTTCTTGTATTTTCTACTGGATTGTTGCTTGGAATGGAAGCTTTTTTGGTGTACCTTTGTAGGATAGAGAAGGGAAACTAGCATCTGGTGCCATTGCTAATCTAGTTGATGAAGTTGGGGGTGCGGTAGTCTATGTGGAGGGTCTCCCGATGAATGTATCAGTGGACATGTCgatttcatttctttcaagtGCGAAGGCTGGTGTAAGCACTCCTCATTTTTCCTATCTTTTCGATGATTTCATTATTGGTTCATGAATTTTGTGACAATATTTTTATCAGATGTCTGCACCTTTTAGTATGCTCATGCTGTATTTTAGAATTAACaaggaaagaaagaataataagAGGAAATCACAGAATAAACGAATGAAACGCATAAAGAGGAAGATAGACTGATTCCACATTCATCACTCACAAGTCAGGCAAATAAAATGctgaataataaaaataatgagcTGTGTACCCTACACTACACCTGCTAACAAACTAGCTGACTTTTCAAATGATTATCAGTAGCTAGTTTTGCCTTATCAGTTTGTCCGTCTGTGATGAATATCCcctctttaagaaaaaatatactaCTATGTGGTATGCAACACTGTAGATGGAAAATAGGTCAAT is part of the Solanum stenotomum isolate F172 chromosome 8, ASM1918654v1, whole genome shotgun sequence genome and encodes:
- the LOC125874902 gene encoding uncharacterized protein LOC125874902 encodes the protein MEKAKAFLELTQGESDRVSSLAFPPHRLGTECSFYEYYSLRGIRVDRIEPGQVFCTFKVPPRLTDREGKLASGAIANLVDEVGGAVVYVEGLPMNVSVDMSISFLSSAKAGDELEIIGRVLGQKGGYSGTSVLVKNKTTGELIAEGRHSLFGKHASKM